A genomic window from Prunus dulcis unplaced genomic scaffold, ALMONDv2, whole genome shotgun sequence includes:
- the LOC117612953 gene encoding putative disease resistance protein RGA3, protein MADALISVLLERLASTTYEYIEGGVKIVLNVEEDVEKFSRTLRVIQAVLEDAEQRQVTDPAVKIWLDELKDISYQMVDVLDEWNTNILKQQVEKQEREGDPNALVTKKKVRFSSFSRYFCLGKVSRVILRHDIALKIKDLNDKLTEIYEERKKYQFLSKELGIQQPQQPQRPQTASFVDISEIFGRENEKKVLITNLLSDSSAEGKGLLIIPIVGMGGMGKTTLTQLAYNDDRVKTHFDLRKWVCVSDPFDEIKIAKAIIGQNAPNSNELDEVLQCMSTSIQGKRFLLVLDDVWTDDPKKWEQLKVPLIQNGAKGNRILVTTRKHEVAKMMRATRNMINLGELNDECCLSIFNHMAFSDRDVHEFGDVSKEIVKKCKGLPLAAKTLGSLMQNKTKMGEWKEVLNSKIWDLEKVEQEVFQPLFLSYNDLAPTIKCCLLYCATFPKDYKFKRDDLIKLWMAQDYVISKGNKEKGTTGDAVFDNLMARSFFQDFEKDLDTVTIRRCKMHDIVHDFVQFLTKNECLIIDHGEETTSESKVFGDKVRHLTLRYVPEGPLPLFISSYDCKNLRTLATFNSRITTIDPNLILQLKCLRTLNLSLNPIKELPKEIGELIHLRHIDLSFNHILKKLPDTICGLYNLSTLRLVCCSNLTKLPENMGNLINLKHLYVDGCGLLKSFPKVIGRLTSLQTLDVCSCGGDKDEEFQIGDLRNLNLEGSLKIQLRGDATDKSEVEKAQLLDKKLFNLTVDFAGQTNDSSSSTVEILNALRPHPDLESLGIWYHNGTTWPNWIQSLHNLRFLTVVGGTLCELWPLGKLECLERLDLYGMEGVKKVGVEFLGLELGVGI, encoded by the coding sequence ATGGCTGATGCGCTCATTTCCGTGCTGCTAGAACGGTTGGCCTCGACAACCTATGAATACATAGAAGGAGGggtgaaaattgttttgaacGTTGAGGAAGATGTTGAGAAATTCAGTCGGACTCTCCGAGTTATTCAAGCTGTGCTTGAGGATGCAGAGCAACGCCAAGTGACGGATCCAGCTGTCAAAATCTGGTTGGATGAGCTGAAAGATATATCCTACCAGATGGTGGATGTGCTGGATGAGTGGAACACAAACATTCTCAAACAACAAGTTGAGAAGCAAGAAAGAGAAGGTGATCCAAATGCTCTTGTTACAAAGAAGAAGGTAcgtttctctagtttctcccGTTACTTTTGTCTTGGCAAAGTCAGTAGGGTGATTCTTCGCCATGACATTGCtctgaaaataaaagatctgAATGATAAGTTAACTGAGATTTatgaggaaagaaaaaagtaccAGTTTCTAAGCAAAGAATTAGGCATTCAACAACCTCAACAACCTCAACGACCTCAAACTGCATCTTTTGTCGATATATCTGAGATATTTGGtcgagaaaatgaaaaaaaggttttgataACAAACTTGTTGAGTGATAGTAGTGCGGAAGGGAAGGGGCTCCTTATCATCCCTATTGTCGGGATGGGAGGCATGGGAAAAACAACTTTAACCCAACTAGCCTATAATGATGACCGAGTCAAAACCCATTTTGATTTGAGGAAATGGGTTTGTGTTTCAGACCCTTTTGATGAGATTAAGATTGCCAAAGCCATTATTGGTCAAAACGCCCCAAATTCAAATGAGTTGGATGAGGTCTTGCAATGTATGTCTACATCCATCCAGGGCAAAAGGTTTCTCCTTGTCCTGGATGATGTATGGACCGATGATCCTAAAAAGTGGGAACAATTAAAGGTACCATTAATCCAAAATGGTGCTAAAGGCAACAGAATATTGGTGACCACAAGAAAACATGAGGTTGCTAAAATGATGAGAGCAACAAGAAACATGATCAATCTGGGAGAGTTGAATGATGAATGTTGTTTGTCAATCTTCAACCACATGGCCTTTTCGGATAGGGATGTACATGAGTTTGGAGATGTTAGTAAGGAAATTGTAAAGAAGTGTAAAGGTTTGCCTCTTGCTGCAAAGACTTTGGGTAGTCTCATGCAGAATAAGACAAAAATGGGAGAATGGAAAGAAGTTTTGAATAGTAAGATATGGGATCTAGAGAAGGTCGAGCAAGAAGTTTTCCAACCCCTATTCCTAAGTTATAATGATTTGGCCCCAACAATTAAATGTTGCCTTTTATATTGTGCTACTTTTCCAAAAGATTACAAGTTTAAACGAGATGATTTGATTAAACTTTGGATGGCACAAGACTATGTTATTTCGAAAGGGAATAAAGAAAAGGGAACAACAGGTGATGCAGTTTTTGACAACTTAATGGCACGGTCATTTTTCCAAGATTTTGAGAAAGATCTTGACACCGTTACCATTAGACGTTGCAAAATGCATGATATTGTGCATGACTTTGTACAATTTCTCACCAAGAATGAGTGTTTGATTATCGATCATGGTGAGGAAACTACTAGCGAATCAAAGGTATTTGGTGATAAAGTTCGTCATTTGACCTTGAGATATGTTCCTGAAGGTCCACTTCCACTTTTTATCTCATCTTACGATTGCAAAAATCTCCGCACGCTCGCAACTTTTAATTCAAGAATTACTACCATAgacccaaatttaattttacaatTGAAATGTCTTAGGACATTAAATTTGAGTCTTAATCCCATCAAAGAACTCCCGAAGGAGATTGGTGAATTGATACATTTGAGGCATATTGATTTGTCTTTCAATCATATACTGAAGAAATTACCAGACACTATTTGTGGTTTGTACAATTTGTCAACCTTGCGCCTTGTGTGCTGCTCTAACCTTACAAAACTGCCTGAAAACATGGGAAACTTGATTAACTTAAAGCATCTTTATGTTGACGGTTGTGGTCTTCTGAAGTCGTTCCCCAAAGTGATAGGGAGATTAACAAGTTTGCAAACACTAGATGTGTGTTCATGTGGTGGCGACAAAGATGAAGAATTCCAAATTGGGGATCTGAGAAACTTGAACCTTGAGGGAAGTCTGAAAATACAACTTCGGGGTGATGCGACAGATAAGAGCGAGGTTGAGAAAGCACAATTGTTGGACAAAAAGCTATTTAATCTCACTGTTGATTTTGCAGGGCAGACGAACGATAGTAGTAGTAGTACAGTAGAAATACTGAATGCCTTACGACCGCACCCAGATTTGGAATCTTTAGGGATTTGGTATCATAATGGCACCACGTGGCCCAATTGGATTCAGTCTTTACACAATTTGAGATTCCTTACTGTTGTTGGGGGGACACTCTGTGAACTTTGGCCTCTTGGGAAATTGGAATGCCTTGAAAGACTCGACCTATACGGTATGGAAGGAGTGAAAAAGGTCGGTGTTGAATTTTTGGGATTAgaattaggggtgggcatttgA